A single genomic interval of Spirosoma taeanense harbors:
- the aroQ gene encoding type II 3-dehydroquinate dehydratase — MKQILIINGPNLNLLGKREPTIYGNRSFVDYLKTIEELFPDVQLRYFQSNHEGELLDKIHELGFDVDGIVINAGAYTHTSVALADALSAVTAPAVEVHISNVHARESFRHHSFLSAKCKGVVVGLGLMGYELAVRYLLSLEDTPKLV; from the coding sequence ATGAAACAGATCCTGATCATTAACGGCCCTAACCTGAATCTGCTCGGCAAGCGCGAGCCGACCATTTACGGCAATCGCTCCTTTGTCGATTATCTGAAAACCATCGAAGAGCTGTTTCCTGACGTGCAACTTCGCTATTTTCAGTCGAACCACGAAGGCGAATTGCTGGATAAAATTCACGAACTGGGTTTCGACGTAGACGGGATTGTGATCAATGCCGGTGCCTATACCCATACGTCCGTTGCCCTCGCCGACGCCCTGTCGGCTGTAACGGCCCCGGCGGTGGAGGTACATATCAGCAACGTTCACGCCCGCGAGTCGTTCCGGCATCATAGCTTTCTCTCGGCCAAGTGTAAAGGTGTGGTTGTAGGTCTGGGGCTTATGGGTTATGAACTGGCAGTACGGTATCTGCTGAGTCTGGAGGATACGCCAAAGCTGGTGTAG
- a CDS encoding SixA phosphatase family protein has protein sequence MSRILYIVRHAKAEDRAIFMADHDRELTSEGIIAAARMGRYLRDQDVRPDVIISSTAFRAKDTAKVLAEQLSYDPAQIRLSPDLFDGGPKAYMAAVNALADDTSSAMIVGHNPDVSYFAEFLTHENVGSMSKGAVIAVSFEDLTWAEISSRTGSITFRIAPKQLPGEK, from the coding sequence ATGTCTCGTATCCTTTACATTGTTCGTCATGCCAAAGCCGAGGATCGGGCTATTTTTATGGCCGATCATGACCGCGAGTTAACTTCAGAGGGAATTATAGCAGCCGCCCGTATGGGTCGTTACCTGCGCGATCAGGACGTACGGCCCGATGTCATTATCAGCAGCACGGCATTCAGGGCTAAAGACACGGCCAAGGTGCTGGCCGAGCAGCTTAGCTACGATCCGGCGCAGATCCGGCTCAGCCCCGACCTGTTTGATGGGGGACCAAAGGCCTATATGGCGGCCGTCAATGCGCTGGCCGACGATACCTCGTCGGCAATGATCGTTGGTCATAATCCCGATGTGTCGTATTTTGCCGAATTTCTGACCCACGAGAACGTTGGTTCCATGAGCAAGGGAGCAGTCATCGCTGTCAGTTTTGAGGATCTGACCTGGGCTGAAATTTCGTCCAGAACGGGGAGTATTACGTTCAGGATTGCGCCTAAACAACTGCCCGGCGAGAAATAA
- the gloA2 gene encoding SMU1112c/YaeR family gloxylase I-like metalloprotein gives MLQLSGVHHVAIICSNYEVSKHFYTQILGLSVVGEVYRAERNSYKLDLAVNGQYQIELFSFPNPPARPSRPEALGLRHLAFAVGDLDAAVAHLNQQGVVTESIRVDQQTNRRFTFFADPDDLPLELYEQ, from the coding sequence ATGCTTCAACTTTCCGGCGTTCATCACGTCGCTATCATTTGCTCGAATTACGAAGTTTCCAAACACTTCTATACTCAGATACTGGGCCTGTCTGTCGTTGGAGAAGTTTACCGGGCCGAACGGAATTCCTATAAACTTGATCTGGCTGTGAATGGACAGTATCAGATTGAGCTTTTCTCGTTTCCCAACCCGCCCGCCCGCCCATCGCGCCCGGAGGCCCTGGGGCTGCGCCATCTGGCGTTTGCCGTTGGCGATCTTGATGCGGCCGTTGCCCACCTGAATCAGCAGGGCGTCGTTACCGAGTCGATTCGGGTGGACCAGCAAACGAACCGACGCTTCACCTTTTTTGCTGATCCGGATGATCTGCCGCTGGAACTGTATGAACAATAA
- the pepT gene encoding peptidase T produces MENYQYTAVERFLRYVQIDTQSDPQSKANPSTEKQKDLSRLLVQELHEMGVTDAELDEWGYVYATLPANTDKANVPTICFCSHVDTSPDVTGAGVKPLIHKNWDGTDIELPERRAAGEPAQVIRVADHPDLKNQVGNDIITASGTTLLGADNKAGVAEIMDAAHYLLTHPDVKHGRIRLLFTPDEEVGRGTEKVDIQKLGADFGYTIDGEALGTLEDETFSADAVTITIQGVSTHPGFAKGKLENALKIAADLLASLPKDALSPETTEDKEGFVHPTRLEGNQDQAVVEFIIRDFTEAGLHEKETYLHNQLNDVLMAYPGSSAKFMVKQQYRNMKDVLDQHPAVVENALEAIRRVGLSAERRSIRGGTDGSRLSFMGLPCPNIFAGEHAFHSRQEWVSVQDMQAAVDVIVHVAQVWEERA; encoded by the coding sequence ATGGAAAATTACCAGTACACTGCCGTTGAGCGGTTTCTGCGCTACGTGCAGATCGACACCCAGTCCGATCCGCAGTCGAAGGCCAACCCAAGCACAGAAAAGCAGAAAGATCTGAGTCGTTTGCTGGTGCAGGAACTGCACGAAATGGGCGTAACGGATGCCGAACTCGACGAATGGGGTTACGTATATGCCACCCTGCCCGCCAATACTGACAAGGCGAATGTTCCCACCATCTGCTTCTGCTCACACGTCGATACGTCCCCCGACGTAACCGGTGCGGGCGTGAAGCCGCTTATTCACAAAAACTGGGACGGTACCGACATTGAACTGCCCGAACGCCGGGCTGCCGGAGAACCGGCGCAGGTCATCCGCGTAGCTGACCATCCGGACCTGAAAAATCAGGTGGGTAACGATATCATCACCGCCAGCGGAACAACCCTGCTGGGGGCCGACAACAAAGCGGGCGTGGCTGAAATCATGGACGCAGCCCATTACCTGCTGACGCATCCCGACGTAAAGCACGGCCGCATCCGGTTGTTGTTTACCCCCGATGAGGAAGTGGGGCGCGGGACGGAAAAAGTCGATATTCAAAAACTGGGCGCTGATTTTGGCTATACCATCGACGGAGAAGCCCTCGGTACGCTCGAAGACGAAACGTTCTCGGCCGATGCCGTTACGATTACGATCCAAGGCGTCAGCACGCACCCCGGCTTCGCCAAAGGCAAACTCGAAAATGCGCTCAAAATAGCCGCCGACCTGCTGGCATCTTTGCCCAAAGACGCTCTATCGCCCGAAACGACCGAGGACAAAGAAGGGTTTGTGCATCCGACGCGCCTGGAAGGAAACCAGGATCAGGCGGTGGTGGAGTTCATCATCCGCGATTTTACGGAAGCGGGGCTGCACGAAAAGGAAACCTATCTGCATAACCAGCTCAACGACGTGTTGATGGCCTATCCGGGCTCCTCGGCTAAATTTATGGTGAAGCAGCAGTACCGCAATATGAAAGACGTTCTGGATCAGCACCCGGCCGTTGTGGAGAATGCCCTCGAAGCCATTCGGCGGGTTGGGCTATCGGCCGAACGTCGCAGCATCCGGGGCGGCACCGACGGCTCGCGATTATCGTTCATGGGGTTGCCCTGTCCCAACATCTTTGCTGGCGAACACGCGTTTCACTCGCGGCAGGAATGGGTATCGGTGCAGGATATGCAGGCCGCCGTCGACGTCATCGTCCATGTAGCTCAGGTCTGGGAAGAGCGGGCGTAA
- the asnS gene encoding asparagine--tRNA ligase, whose protein sequence is MSYLPIQQLLKTAPIGTDVTVKGWVRTKRESKNAVFIALNDGSTINNIQIVAEAGQLPEETLKLITTGACLAATGQLVESQGAGQAVELKIAHVQIYGPADPDKYPLQPKRHSLEFLREIAHLRPRTNTFSAILRIRHALAFAVHKYFNDNGFYYLNTPIITASDAEGAGEMFRVTTLDATRPPLTEDGQVDYSQDFFGRETNLTVSGQLEGELGALALGKIYTFGPTFRAENSNTTRHLAEFWMIEPEMAFYELEDNMNLAEDFVKTVIRYALQHCADDLAFLENRLKEEEKTKKKEEQSEMSLLEKLQFVISNEFVRLTYTEAIDILVNSKPARKGQFQYEVSWGVDLQSEHERYLVEKHFKKPVILTNYPREIKAFYMKQDEDGKTVRAMDVLFPGIGEIIGGSQREDDLDKLTARMQEVGIDPETIWWYLDTRRFGSAPHAGFGLGFERLVLFVTGMGNIRDVIPFPRAPKQAEF, encoded by the coding sequence ATGAGTTATTTACCCATTCAGCAGCTATTAAAAACCGCCCCGATCGGCACCGATGTGACCGTAAAGGGCTGGGTTCGCACCAAGCGCGAGAGTAAAAACGCCGTTTTCATTGCCCTCAACGACGGCTCAACGATCAATAATATTCAGATTGTGGCCGAAGCCGGTCAGCTGCCCGAAGAAACCCTTAAACTAATTACGACGGGCGCCTGCCTGGCGGCAACGGGTCAGCTGGTTGAATCGCAGGGAGCGGGACAGGCGGTTGAGTTGAAGATTGCCCACGTTCAGATTTACGGCCCCGCCGATCCGGATAAATACCCGCTGCAGCCCAAGCGGCACTCGCTGGAATTCCTGCGCGAGATTGCCCACCTGCGTCCACGTACCAATACGTTCAGCGCCATCCTCCGTATCCGGCATGCGCTGGCCTTTGCGGTGCATAAATATTTTAATGACAACGGGTTCTATTATCTGAACACGCCCATCATTACGGCTTCTGATGCCGAGGGTGCGGGCGAAATGTTCCGCGTGACGACGCTCGACGCTACCAGGCCACCTCTCACCGAAGACGGACAGGTTGACTACAGCCAGGATTTCTTCGGCCGCGAGACAAACCTCACCGTATCAGGCCAGTTGGAAGGTGAGTTGGGCGCGCTGGCGCTGGGTAAAATCTATACGTTCGGGCCGACATTCCGCGCCGAAAACTCCAACACGACCCGGCACCTCGCCGAGTTCTGGATGATTGAGCCGGAAATGGCCTTCTATGAGCTGGAAGATAACATGAATCTGGCCGAGGACTTCGTAAAAACCGTTATCCGCTATGCCCTCCAGCACTGTGCCGACGATCTGGCCTTCCTCGAAAACCGTTTGAAAGAGGAAGAAAAAACAAAGAAGAAAGAAGAGCAAAGCGAGATGAGTTTGCTCGAAAAACTTCAGTTTGTGATTAGCAATGAGTTCGTTAGGCTGACCTATACGGAAGCCATCGACATTCTGGTCAATTCGAAGCCCGCCAGGAAAGGCCAGTTTCAGTACGAAGTAAGCTGGGGCGTTGACTTGCAATCGGAACACGAGCGGTATTTGGTGGAGAAGCATTTCAAAAAGCCGGTGATCCTGACCAACTATCCGCGCGAGATCAAAGCGTTCTATATGAAGCAGGATGAGGACGGGAAAACCGTTCGGGCGATGGACGTCCTGTTCCCCGGTATTGGCGAAATCATTGGCGGTTCGCAGCGTGAAGACGACCTCGACAAGCTGACGGCCCGGATGCAGGAGGTGGGTATCGATCCCGAAACCATCTGGTGGTATCTGGATACGCGCCGATTCGGTTCGGCCCCACACGCGGGTTTTGGCCTCGGCTTCGAGCGGCTCGTACTGTTCGTAACGGGCATGGGGAACATCCGCGACGTCATTCCATTCCCGCGCGCGCCAAAACAGGCCGAGTTTTAA
- a CDS encoding aminotransferase class V-fold PLP-dependent enzyme — translation MITFYPGPSKVYPQVADYAAEAVRSGIVSLNHRSPGFMEVVKEAIHLLHEKLAIPADYHIAFVSSATECWEIVAQSLTGETSLHPYGGAFGKKWAEYAYRIKPPFNLSQADTLCIVQNETSNGTQVNREALAQFRQDFSGLVAVDAVSSMAGVEFDWTLADVWFASVQKCFGLPAGLAMLVYSPDALKRAEAIGENEHYNSLLFIHENFSKYQTPYTPNGLGIYCLMRVLQQIPPIARVAEVTRKRAAAWYAFFEQTMAGSPFNLLISDPAVRSDTVIAVEGSEADVKAMKTAAQQAGILLGNGYGDWKNTTFRIANFPAITDEEIEQLTHFLRTYPT, via the coding sequence ATGATTACGTTTTATCCCGGCCCGTCAAAGGTGTATCCACAGGTAGCCGATTACGCGGCCGAAGCCGTGCGCTCGGGGATAGTCAGCCTGAATCACCGCAGTCCGGGGTTTATGGAGGTGGTAAAGGAAGCGATTCACCTGCTGCACGAAAAACTCGCTATTCCGGCCGATTATCATATCGCCTTTGTGTCGTCGGCAACGGAGTGCTGGGAGATTGTGGCACAGTCGTTGACGGGCGAAACCTCGCTGCATCCCTATGGGGGGGCCTTCGGTAAAAAATGGGCGGAGTACGCCTACCGGATCAAGCCGCCGTTTAATCTCAGCCAGGCCGATACGCTCTGCATCGTTCAGAACGAAACCTCCAACGGTACCCAGGTGAATCGGGAAGCCCTCGCGCAGTTTCGGCAGGACTTTTCGGGGCTGGTTGCCGTCGATGCCGTTTCATCAATGGCGGGCGTGGAGTTCGACTGGACACTGGCCGATGTCTGGTTTGCTTCCGTGCAAAAATGCTTTGGTCTGCCGGCAGGCTTAGCCATGCTGGTCTATTCGCCCGATGCTCTGAAACGGGCCGAAGCCATTGGCGAGAACGAGCATTACAACAGCCTGCTATTCATTCACGAAAACTTCAGCAAGTATCAGACGCCCTATACGCCCAACGGCCTGGGAATTTATTGCCTGATGCGCGTGCTGCAACAGATCCCACCCATTGCCCGCGTGGCCGAAGTGACCCGAAAGCGGGCGGCTGCCTGGTACGCTTTTTTTGAGCAGACGATGGCGGGTTCACCCTTTAACCTGCTGATCAGCGACCCCGCCGTCCGGTCCGATACGGTAATTGCGGTTGAGGGTTCTGAAGCCGACGTAAAGGCTATGAAAACGGCTGCGCAGCAGGCGGGCATCCTGCTTGGTAACGGCTATGGCGACTGGAAAAATACCACCTTTCGGATCGCCAACTTCCCGGCCATAACCGACGAAGAAATTGAGCAGCTAACCCATTTTCTGCGAACGTATCCGACCTGA
- the xerD gene encoding site-specific tyrosine recombinase XerD, with product MWQSYINAFKNYLKLERSLAENSVEAYLHDAEKLYEFILLTNPALEPTQVTEKELMNFLGYVGDLGLSAHSQARMLSGLKSFFKYLLFENLIQHDPTQLLEAPKLGRKLPDTLSFPEIEAMLAAIDLSTPGGTRDRAMLEVLYSSGLRVSELLGLRLTNCYFDAGFIRVLGKGDKVRLVPIGQDAMHYTRLYVDHVRSQLDVQKGDEDTIFLNLRGKQLSRISVFTTIKKLAAQAGIKKTISPHTFRHSFATHLIEGGADLRAVQQMLGHESITTTEIYTHLDRDYLQQTLREYHPRSRSRKG from the coding sequence ATGTGGCAAAGTTATATAAACGCCTTTAAGAACTACCTCAAACTCGAACGGTCGCTGGCCGAAAACTCGGTGGAAGCGTATCTGCACGATGCCGAGAAACTCTACGAGTTTATTCTGCTGACCAACCCCGCTCTGGAGCCGACGCAGGTGACGGAGAAGGAACTAATGAATTTTCTGGGCTACGTGGGCGACCTGGGTCTGTCGGCTCACAGCCAGGCCCGGATGCTATCGGGACTAAAATCATTCTTCAAGTATCTACTGTTTGAAAACCTGATCCAGCACGATCCTACGCAACTGCTCGAAGCGCCTAAACTCGGCCGCAAATTACCCGATACGCTCAGTTTTCCGGAAATTGAAGCCATGCTGGCCGCGATTGACCTGTCCACGCCCGGCGGCACCCGCGACCGGGCCATGCTCGAAGTGCTCTATAGTTCGGGGCTGCGCGTGTCCGAACTGCTCGGTCTCAGGCTCACCAACTGTTATTTCGACGCGGGCTTTATCCGGGTGCTGGGCAAGGGCGACAAAGTCCGACTCGTGCCCATTGGGCAGGATGCCATGCATTATACCAGGCTTTACGTCGACCACGTTCGAAGCCAGCTGGATGTGCAGAAAGGCGATGAGGACACTATTTTTCTGAACCTGCGTGGCAAACAGCTTTCCCGCATATCAGTCTTCACGACCATCAAAAAATTAGCGGCTCAGGCCGGTATCAAAAAAACGATCAGTCCGCACACCTTCCGGCATTCGTTCGCGACTCACCTCATCGAAGGCGGGGCTGACCTGCGGGCCGTGCAACAGATGCTCGGCCACGAATCCATTACGACCACCGAAATCTATACCCATCTCGACCGCGACTATCTGCAGCAGACCCTGCGGGAGTATCATCCCCGGAGTCGAAGCCGAAAGGGTTAA
- a CDS encoding pyrophosphohydrolase domain-containing protein encodes MTSPDSLNQVAEFHRTFHAPILDTPQIPSPARCQLRVSLLAEELDEFREAIAAGDLVAVADALCDLQYVLSGAVLEFGLGEAFKPLFDEVQRSNMSKACLTAAEAEATVAQYQAKGVPCHYVESDGKFLVYRDADHKTLKSINYSPADLETILNGQ; translated from the coding sequence ATGACATCACCCGATTCGCTCAATCAGGTTGCGGAGTTTCACCGCACTTTCCACGCACCTATTCTTGATACGCCCCAGATTCCTTCGCCAGCCCGCTGCCAGTTGCGCGTGTCGCTGCTGGCCGAAGAGCTGGACGAATTTCGCGAAGCCATCGCTGCGGGCGATCTGGTTGCCGTTGCCGATGCACTCTGCGATCTGCAGTACGTACTGTCGGGAGCCGTGCTTGAATTTGGCCTGGGCGAGGCTTTCAAGCCGTTGTTCGATGAGGTGCAGCGCTCGAACATGAGCAAAGCCTGCCTGACCGCTGCCGAAGCCGAGGCCACCGTAGCACAGTACCAGGCCAAAGGCGTCCCCTGTCATTACGTCGAATCGGACGGGAAGTTTCTGGTCTACCGCGACGCCGATCACAAGACGCTCAAAAGTATCAACTATTCACCCGCCGATCTGGAAACGATTCTAAACGGTCAATAA
- a CDS encoding MarC family protein → MFDVKEIVSVTLILFSVIDIVGSLPVIIDLRKKVGRIESERATLVSGALMLSFLFVGERILKLFGVDVASFAVAGALIIFLLGLEMILGRTIFKPDESTGGAAHIVPIAFPLIAGAGTLTTIISLRAEYQTVNIIVGIILNLILIYIVLKSSEWLETRIGPGGLDVLRKIFGIILLAIAIKLIKTNLIADF, encoded by the coding sequence ATGTTCGACGTCAAAGAAATCGTTTCCGTTACGCTCATTCTGTTTTCCGTGATCGACATTGTTGGTTCACTGCCGGTGATCATTGACCTGCGTAAAAAAGTCGGCAGGATCGAGTCGGAACGGGCAACCCTGGTGTCGGGAGCGCTGATGCTGTCGTTTCTCTTCGTGGGCGAGCGGATTCTGAAGTTGTTCGGCGTTGATGTGGCCTCTTTTGCGGTGGCCGGAGCGCTGATTATCTTCCTGCTCGGCCTGGAGATGATTCTGGGCCGCACGATTTTCAAGCCCGATGAAAGCACGGGTGGCGCTGCGCATATTGTGCCGATTGCCTTTCCCTTAATTGCGGGAGCCGGTACGCTGACGACCATTATCTCACTCCGGGCCGAATATCAGACGGTTAACATCATCGTCGGAATCATCCTGAACCTGATTCTGATCTATATCGTGCTGAAATCGTCGGAATGGCTCGAAACCCGAATCGGGCCGGGCGGACTGGATGTGCTGCGTAAGATCTTCGGCATTATTCTGCTGGCCATCGCCATCAAACTGATAAAAACAAATTTGATTGCTGATTTTTAA
- a CDS encoding aminotransferase class V-fold PLP-dependent enzyme encodes MLASPVSSALSCQKDQFTLPEGVHYLNCATRSPFSRKVEQAGHEALAHQANPFGLRPDDFFTGAVRVRALFSELINSPDPDRIAVIPSVSYGMAVVARNLPRKPGIRAGQHIVLVQSEFPSDVYAWDRVCTELGLHLSVVAMPDDFPKGPQWNERLLDAIGPDTALVVVPPVHWMYGIRFDLEAVGQRAREIGAWFAIDGTQAVGALPFDWQAIRSDAVICAGYKWLMGPYSLGLAYYGPAFDDGIPLEESWMNRLDSNQFHRLMDYQPQYRPKAARYNVGEATHFLQMPMLEAALMQLLDWQPQRIQDYTNELMAGAWPALEALGCHVEPENGSRGRSHHLVGLWLPDHADPMTVQQALQANNVSISARRRALRIAPHLYNTSDDVNALVRVLTDVIGT; translated from the coding sequence ATGCTTGCGTCTCCTGTTTCTTCGGCATTAAGCTGTCAGAAAGATCAGTTTACCTTGCCGGAAGGCGTTCATTATCTGAACTGTGCAACTCGCTCACCCTTCAGCCGAAAGGTTGAGCAAGCGGGGCATGAGGCCCTCGCCCATCAGGCCAATCCCTTTGGGTTGCGACCGGACGATTTCTTCACCGGGGCCGTTCGGGTGCGGGCGCTGTTTTCTGAACTGATCAATAGCCCAGACCCGGACCGAATTGCCGTTATTCCGTCCGTTTCCTATGGCATGGCCGTTGTTGCTCGAAACCTGCCCCGCAAACCCGGTATCAGGGCGGGACAGCATATTGTTCTGGTTCAAAGCGAATTTCCCAGCGATGTATATGCCTGGGATCGGGTATGCACCGAACTGGGTTTACACCTTTCCGTTGTGGCCATGCCCGACGATTTTCCGAAAGGTCCTCAGTGGAATGAGCGTTTATTGGACGCCATCGGCCCAGACACGGCGCTGGTAGTTGTCCCGCCAGTTCACTGGATGTATGGCATCCGGTTCGATCTGGAAGCCGTTGGCCAGCGGGCGCGGGAAATTGGGGCGTGGTTCGCCATTGACGGTACACAGGCCGTGGGTGCCCTGCCTTTCGACTGGCAGGCCATCCGGTCGGATGCCGTTATCTGCGCGGGATATAAATGGCTGATGGGCCCCTACTCGCTTGGCCTGGCGTATTACGGTCCCGCCTTCGACGATGGTATTCCGCTGGAAGAAAGCTGGATGAACCGGCTGGACAGCAATCAGTTTCACCGGCTGATGGATTACCAGCCCCAGTACCGACCGAAAGCCGCCCGTTACAACGTCGGTGAAGCAACGCATTTTCTGCAGATGCCCATGCTTGAAGCCGCTCTCATGCAGTTGCTGGACTGGCAGCCACAACGCATTCAGGACTACACCAATGAGCTGATGGCTGGGGCCTGGCCCGCGCTGGAAGCCCTCGGCTGCCATGTCGAACCGGAAAATGGCAGTCGCGGCCGTAGTCATCACCTGGTTGGTTTGTGGCTACCCGACCACGCTGACCCCATGACGGTTCAGCAGGCCCTGCAGGCGAACAATGTATCCATATCGGCTCGGAGACGCGCCCTTCGTATCGCTCCGCATCTGTACAATACCTCCGACGATGTTAATGCGCTGGTCCGGGTGCTGACAGACGTAATCGGAACGTAA
- the nuoH gene encoding NADH-quinone oxidoreductase subunit NuoH has translation MFLAIPIFLAVASGFVVVGVYTERKVSAFMQDRLGPMETGKWGLLQLFADLLKLLQKEDIVPTGADRRLFLLAPAIIFASVFAGFAVLPLTPDLQGSNADVGVFYLMAIVSFDVVGILMAGWGSNNKYSLFGAMRSVAQIISYEIPLGLTILCVVMICQTLNLQAISFQQGIYAQETNYLFGLKALGVDVTGWGGIFAWNILRNPFLLIAYVVFFICTLAESNRAPFDLPEGESEIVGGFHTEYSGMRFALLYLSEYAMMLLVSFLGAVLFLGSWNTPLPNLGPVRLADWTSGAPGTVWGNLTGGFWLLSKVFLAVLLQMWVRWTFPRIRVDQMMFLCWKVLTPLGLLLLLASGVWRLLMV, from the coding sequence ATGTTCCTCGCCATTCCCATTTTCCTCGCGGTTGCCTCCGGTTTTGTCGTAGTCGGCGTGTACACCGAGCGTAAAGTATCGGCTTTCATGCAGGACCGGCTCGGCCCTATGGAAACGGGGAAGTGGGGCTTGCTGCAGCTCTTCGCCGACCTGCTGAAACTCCTTCAGAAAGAGGATATTGTGCCCACTGGTGCCGACCGACGGCTATTCTTGCTGGCTCCGGCTATCATTTTCGCGTCAGTATTCGCGGGCTTTGCCGTGCTGCCCCTCACGCCCGACCTGCAGGGGTCTAACGCAGACGTGGGTGTCTTCTACCTGATGGCTATTGTGTCGTTCGACGTAGTGGGGATACTGATGGCTGGCTGGGGATCGAACAACAAATACTCGCTGTTTGGAGCCATGCGGTCGGTTGCCCAGATTATCTCCTACGAGATTCCGCTTGGACTGACTATTCTGTGCGTCGTGATGATCTGTCAGACGCTCAATCTGCAGGCGATCAGCTTTCAGCAGGGCATCTACGCGCAGGAAACGAATTACCTGTTTGGCCTCAAAGCACTGGGGGTGGACGTAACCGGCTGGGGCGGCATCTTCGCCTGGAACATTCTGCGGAATCCATTTCTGCTCATTGCCTACGTCGTCTTCTTTATCTGTACCCTGGCCGAAAGCAACCGCGCTCCGTTTGATTTGCCCGAAGGCGAATCGGAGATCGTTGGCGGATTCCATACCGAATACTCCGGCATGCGGTTCGCGCTGCTGTATCTGTCCGAGTACGCTATGATGCTGCTCGTGTCGTTTCTGGGCGCGGTGCTGTTTCTGGGAAGCTGGAATACTCCCCTGCCCAACCTCGGCCCCGTCCGCTTAGCCGACTGGACGAGTGGCGCACCGGGTACAGTCTGGGGAAACCTGACGGGCGGATTCTGGCTGCTGTCGAAAGTATTCCTGGCCGTTCTGCTGCAAATGTGGGTACGCTGGACGTTTCCCCGTATCCGGGTTGACCAGATGATGTTTTTGTGCTGGAAAGTGCTGACTCCCCTAGGCTTGCTGCTGCTGCTGGCATCGGGCGTTTGGCGGCTCCTGATGGTGTAA
- a CDS encoding MBL fold metallo-hydrolase, with protein sequence MESQLDLDTPTDTGTASPYDVTSDVAGMKTLFVNLFFVGTPGVGNPWVLVDTGLPGYAGQIKNKAESLFGMGTKPQAIVLTHGHFDHTGTLKTLLKDWDVPVYAHKLELPYLTGKSSYPPPDPAIGGGMMAYTSFIFPTGPDNFGDRIQAIADDNVIPELPGWRVIHTPGHAPGHISLFRDADRTLIAGDAFVTTDQNSAIAVATQREEVHGPPAYFTCNWEDAQQSVKKLASLNPRAAGTGHGVSMHGLDLELGLNRLSHHFDELSIPSKGRYVKRPAVTDESGIVDMPTPTSFYVARALSIGLLVGLAAYLLWPSNDD encoded by the coding sequence ATGGAAAGTCAACTTGATCTCGATACACCAACCGATACCGGCACGGCATCGCCCTACGACGTTACGAGCGACGTCGCGGGAATGAAAACGCTCTTTGTAAATCTGTTTTTTGTCGGTACGCCCGGAGTCGGAAACCCGTGGGTACTGGTCGACACCGGATTGCCGGGTTATGCCGGTCAGATCAAAAATAAAGCCGAAAGCCTGTTCGGAATGGGCACGAAACCCCAGGCAATCGTTCTGACGCATGGACACTTCGACCATACGGGCACGCTGAAAACATTGCTGAAGGACTGGGACGTACCGGTTTACGCTCACAAGCTCGAACTGCCGTACCTGACGGGTAAGTCGAGCTATCCACCACCCGACCCGGCCATTGGCGGAGGGATGATGGCCTATACGTCGTTTATATTCCCAACCGGCCCCGATAATTTTGGCGACCGCATCCAGGCAATCGCCGACGATAACGTAATTCCTGAACTCCCGGGCTGGCGGGTTATTCACACGCCGGGCCACGCACCGGGTCATATCTCGCTCTTCCGGGATGCCGACCGGACGCTGATTGCGGGCGATGCGTTCGTAACCACCGACCAGAACTCGGCTATTGCCGTAGCGACGCAGCGGGAGGAAGTGCATGGGCCACCGGCTTACTTTACCTGCAACTGGGAGGATGCCCAGCAGTCGGTGAAAAAGCTGGCCTCGCTGAATCCGCGGGCGGCCGGAACGGGCCACGGCGTTTCCATGCATGGGCTTGATCTCGAACTGGGGCTGAACCGGCTGTCGCATCATTTTGATGAACTGTCGATTCCGTCGAAAGGTCGTTACGTAAAACGGCCAGCCGTTACCGATGAGAGCGGGATTGTGGATATGCCGACGCCGACTTCATTTTACGTAGCTCGCGCGCTAAGCATCGGTCTGCTGGTTGGTCTGGCGGCTTATCTGCTCTGGCCCAGCAATGATGACTAG